A single Anaerolineales bacterium DNA region contains:
- a CDS encoding YibE/F family protein, which yields MSRETRRFLVYALVLLALASVLILTIVPRLNTLLSKPTPADERIGLAKNMYQAEVLEIVEQGTVTLGEHAQTYQVLRIEILEGPYKGWIRTIEYGRRQIRPEGLNIRMGDRLLVQMDQMPDGTVSAHFVDYVRTRSLLWLLIAFVVFSVIVGGAQGGRGLIGLLLSLWVIMGFIIPSILRGKDPILVSVLGGFLLLGATIYLIYGWSLKTHAAVLGLLCTLVFTGLMVGFFVNLTRLTGYGSEDALYIMQQSDITINLRGLVLAGMLIGALGALDDLIITQASVVFELNDTDPQLGPRDLYRRAIRVGQDHVTAMINTLFMAYAGAALPTLVLFTLSGQGFSHLINLEFVAEEIVRTLAGSLGLISAAPISTAIASLLVVRRSRGASLNLKKPAAESNETTE from the coding sequence ATGTCGAGAGAAACCCGGCGATTCCTGGTCTATGCACTCGTGCTGCTGGCCCTCGCCTCCGTTCTGATTCTGACCATCGTGCCGCGTCTGAACACACTTCTTTCGAAGCCCACCCCGGCAGACGAACGCATCGGTCTCGCCAAAAACATGTATCAGGCCGAGGTCCTGGAGATCGTCGAGCAAGGCACGGTCACTTTGGGAGAACACGCCCAGACCTATCAGGTGCTGCGGATCGAGATCCTGGAAGGTCCGTACAAAGGCTGGATCCGGACGATCGAATACGGCCGTCGCCAGATACGCCCGGAGGGTTTGAACATCCGCATGGGCGACAGGCTGCTGGTGCAGATGGATCAGATGCCCGACGGCACGGTGAGCGCCCACTTCGTGGATTACGTGCGCACGCGTTCTCTGCTGTGGCTTTTGATCGCCTTCGTGGTCTTCAGCGTTATCGTCGGCGGCGCGCAAGGCGGGCGTGGTTTGATCGGCCTACTGCTGAGTCTGTGGGTGATCATGGGCTTCATCATCCCCAGCATATTACGAGGTAAGGATCCCATATTGGTGAGCGTGCTGGGTGGCTTCCTGCTTCTCGGCGCCACAATCTATCTGATTTACGGCTGGTCCTTGAAGACGCACGCCGCCGTTCTGGGACTGTTGTGCACGCTGGTGTTTACCGGTTTGATGGTTGGATTCTTCGTCAACCTCACCCGTCTCACTGGGTACGGCAGCGAGGATGCGCTCTATATTATGCAGCAGTCGGATATCACGATCAATCTGCGCGGCCTGGTGCTGGCGGGAATGTTGATTGGCGCCCTCGGCGCGCTCGACGACTTGATCATCACCCAGGCTTCGGTCGTCTTCGAACTCAACGACACCGATCCGCAGCTCGGTCCGCGCGACTTGTATCGCCGCGCCATTCGCGTCGGTCAGGACCACGTCACGGCGATGATCAACACCCTCTTCATGGCCTACGCCGGCGCCGCCCTGCCGACGCTGGTCCTCTTCACCCTATCCGGGCAGGGATTCTCGCATCTGATCAATCTGGAGTTCGTCGCCGAGGAAATCGTCCGTACGCTGGCCGGATCGCTGGGTTTGATTTCGGCGGCGCCGATCTCGACCGCCATCGCCAGCCTGCTGGTCGTCCGCCGCAGTAGAGGGGCAAGTCTCAATCTAAAGAAACCAGCGGCCGAATCAAACGAGACGACAGAGTAA
- a CDS encoding HD domain-containing protein: protein MNEERLERQIRFIMEIDKLKAIKRRSYILGGERLENTAEHSWHVVVLAMVLAEYTNRPVDLLHVLEMLAVHDLVEIDAGDTFCYDEEGNMSKARRETQAAERIFGLLPEDQRNEFQALWCEFEERSTAEAQFANAMDRTMPLLHNFNAQGRPWQEHNIRSDQVAERIAPIQDGAQTLWEYARKVVEDSIDKGYLSGADGV from the coding sequence ATGAATGAAGAACGCCTGGAGCGGCAGATCCGATTCATCATGGAAATCGATAAGCTGAAGGCCATTAAACGTCGGTCCTACATTTTGGGCGGCGAACGCCTGGAGAACACGGCCGAACACAGCTGGCACGTCGTCGTGCTGGCCATGGTGTTGGCGGAATATACTAACCGTCCCGTCGATTTGCTGCACGTGCTCGAGATGTTGGCGGTGCACGATTTGGTCGAGATCGACGCCGGCGACACCTTCTGCTACGACGAAGAAGGCAACATGAGCAAAGCCCGACGGGAAACGCAGGCCGCCGAACGCATCTTCGGCCTGCTGCCCGAGGATCAGCGGAACGAATTCCAAGCCCTGTGGTGCGAATTCGAGGAACGCAGCACAGCGGAGGCTCAGTTCGCCAACGCCATGGATCGCACGATGCCGCTGCTGCATAACTTCAATGCCCAGGGGCGTCCCTGGCAGGAACACAATATCCGCAGCGATCAGGTTGCCGAACGGATCGCGCCGATTCAGGACGGCGCACAGACGTTGTGGGAGTATGCCCGGAAGGTGGTTGAGGATTCGATCGATAAGGGGTATCTTTCGGGCGCCGATGGGGTTTGA
- the tatA gene encoding twin-arginine translocase TatA/TatE family subunit codes for MFRPGTTELIVILVIVVLLFGVGRISKVAGELGKGIREFRAGLRDEDEGEEVEQVQDTDAKS; via the coding sequence ATGTTTCGACCAGGTACGACTGAATTGATTGTCATCTTGGTTATCGTGGTCTTGCTTTTTGGCGTCGGACGGATTTCGAAAGTTGCCGGTGAGTTGGGCAAGGGAATCCGAGAATTTCGAGCCGGATTGCGCGATGAAGATGAAGGCGAAGAGGTAGAACAAGTACAAGATACCGACGCGAAATCCTAA